A part of Sebastes fasciatus isolate fSebFas1 chromosome 10, fSebFas1.pri, whole genome shotgun sequence genomic DNA contains:
- the rgs14b gene encoding regulator of G-protein signaling 14 isoform X1 produces MFAFRGLYHRFSHLAKVAAQKQFRKYDKWCSMATTGIMVDKKSQAVSDGELNMFARGGGGSSSSLPGTPGGEAGPASSVLSWAVSFEKLLEDPAGVHQFTAFLMSEVSAENILFWQASEKFRKIPASSVDELKIAARSIYNTYLSDSAPYSVNIDDTAKTEEKDLVQPTPDMFDKAQAQIFKLMKMDSYRRFVRSPLYQRCTLASVEGKLPTQLSTEKVRLGSLEDVATRRPVSDKKNKLSDSNSLPSGKSASEKQRQKRESWGESHMSVKSTSSVELGSLYRQIENGRSSPRPPEQGGGGGSRIGVEGGYCCVYLPDGSASLAPTRNGQPIKDMLASLCEKRGFPLKDVIIYLHGKDKQPLSLDQDCSVLRDQQVSLELRVMFALEIALTGKTVGIIVKSSKTLQDALSAVLQKHHLKPQEAVVTMVGSDEPVNMTGTVFRLANKTLRLDRTKGRDQTNLSRGSSSAAATQAAAVSAAWMEARAKTHHKPSKNREMDGLLDLLTRAQSCRVDDQRGLLTKEQLEIPQFLQLISDQGQDAEPDQTSTTSSSAAADSKETSSSAGATAEETPDSAESKAKDVRETAV; encoded by the exons ATGTTCGCTTTCAGAGGACTCTATCACAGGTTCTCCCACCTGGCAAAGGTTGCTGCACAAAAGCAATTCAGGAAATATGACAAATGGTGCAGCATGGCCACTACTGGCATCATGGTGGACAAGAAG AGCCAGGCTGTGTCAGACGGAG AGTTGAACATGTTTGCACGGGGCGGTGGCGGCAGCAGCTCCAGCCTTCCAGGGACTCCGGGCGGAGAGGCCGGCCCGGCCAGCAGCGTGCTGAGCTGGGCCGTCTCGTTTGAGAAGCTGCTGGAGGACCCCGCTGGAGTCCACCAGTTTACG GCCTTCTTGATGTCTGAGGTGAGTGCGgagaacattttattctggCAAGCTAGTGAAAAGTTCAGGAAGATCCCGGCCAGCTCCGTGGACGAG CTGAAAATAGCAGCTCGCTCCATCTACAACACCTACCTGTCCGACAGCGCTCCCTACTCGGTCAACATCGACGACACGGCCAAGACTGAGGAGAAGGACCTGGTTCAGCCCACACCTGACATGTTTGACAAGGCTCAAGCACAG ATATTTAAACTGATGAAGATGGACAGCTACAGGCGCTTTGTGCGCTCTCCTCTCTACCAACGCTGCACCTTGGCGAGCGTAGAAGGTAAACTTCCAACTCAGCTCTCTACAGAGAAGGTCCGCTTAGGATCCTTGGAGGACGTGGCCACCAGACGCCCCGTAAGTGACAAGAAG AATAAGCTGTCGGACTCCAACAGTTTGCCAAGTGGCAAGAGTGCCTCGGAGAAACAGCGACAGAAAAGAGAATCCTGGGGAG AGTCCCACATGTCGGTGAAGTCGACCAGCAGTGTGGAGCTCGGCTCCCTCTACAGGCAGATTGAG AACGGCAGATCGAGTCCCCGGCCTCCAGAGCAGGGTGGTGGAGGTGGGAGTCGAATCGGGGTGGAGGGGGGCTACTGCTGTGTCTACCTGCCAGATGGCAGTGCCTCCCTGGCCCCCACACGTAATGGGCAACCCATCAAAGACATGCTGGCCAGCCTGTGTGAGAAGAGGGGCTTCCCTCTGAAAGATGTCATCATCTACCTTCACGGCAAGGACAAG CAACCCTTATCGCTGGACCAGGACTGCTCCGTACTGAGAGATCAGCAGGTCTCTCTGGAGCTCAGGGTGATGTTTGC gcTGGAGATTGCCCTCACTGGTAAGACGGTGGGGATCATAGTGAAGTCCAGTAAGACGCTGCAGGACGCCCTCTCTGCGGTGCTGCAGAAGCACCACCTCAAGCCACAAGAGGCCGTGGTCACCATG GTTGGAAGCGACGAGCCTGTGAACATGACCGGCACTGTGTTCAGACTGGCCAATAAGACGCTACGGCTCGACAGAACCAAAG GAAGAGACCAGACGAACCTTTCCAGAGGCAGTAGTTCTGCGGCAGCCACACAG GCAGCAGCGGTGAGCGCAGCGTGGATGGAGGCCCGAGCCAAGACTCATCACAAGCCCAGTAAGAACCGCGAAATGGACG GGCTTCTGGACCTGCTGACGAGAGCTCAGTCCTGCAGGGTTGATGACCAGCGAGGCCTTTTGACCAAAGAGCAGCTGGAGATCCCTCAGTTCCTGCAGCTGATCTCAGACCAGGGACAGGACGCAGAGCCGGACCAAACCAGTACAACCAGCTCCTCCGCTGCAGCAGACTCCAAAGAGACGTCAAGTTCAGCTGGAGCAACGGCGGAGGAAACCCCGGACTCTGCTGAATCTAAAGCCAAAGACGTAAGGGAAACGGCAGTTTGA
- the rgs14b gene encoding regulator of G-protein signaling 14 isoform X8 yields MFAFRGLYHRFSHLAKVAAQKQFRKYDKWCSMATTGIMVDKKSQAVSDGELNMFARGGGGSSSSLPGTPGGEAGPASSVLSWAVSFEKLLEDPAGVHQFTAFLMSEVSAENILFWQASEKFRKIPASSVDELKIAARSIYNTYLSDSAPYSVNIDDTAKTEEKDLVQPTPDMFDKAQAQIFKLMKMDSYRRFVRSPLYQRCTLASVEGKLPTQLSTEKVRLGSLEDVATRRPVSDKKNKLSDSNSLPSGKSASEKQRQKRESWGESHMSVKSTSSVELGSLYRQIENGRSSPRPPEQGGGGGSRIGVEGGYCCVYLPDGSASLAPTRNGQPIKDMLASLCEKRGFPLKDVIIYLHGKDKQPLSLDQDCSVLRDQQVSLELRVMFALEIALTGKTVGIIVKSSKTLQDALSAVLQKHHLKPQEAVVTMVGSDEPVNMTGTVFRLANKTLRLDRTKGRDQTNLSRGSSSAAATQAAAVSAAWMEARAKTHHKPSKNREMDADGSTKNQIAFTRRLCKLHLLRKIV; encoded by the exons ATGTTCGCTTTCAGAGGACTCTATCACAGGTTCTCCCACCTGGCAAAGGTTGCTGCACAAAAGCAATTCAGGAAATATGACAAATGGTGCAGCATGGCCACTACTGGCATCATGGTGGACAAGAAG AGCCAGGCTGTGTCAGACGGAG AGTTGAACATGTTTGCACGGGGCGGTGGCGGCAGCAGCTCCAGCCTTCCAGGGACTCCGGGCGGAGAGGCCGGCCCGGCCAGCAGCGTGCTGAGCTGGGCCGTCTCGTTTGAGAAGCTGCTGGAGGACCCCGCTGGAGTCCACCAGTTTACG GCCTTCTTGATGTCTGAGGTGAGTGCGgagaacattttattctggCAAGCTAGTGAAAAGTTCAGGAAGATCCCGGCCAGCTCCGTGGACGAG CTGAAAATAGCAGCTCGCTCCATCTACAACACCTACCTGTCCGACAGCGCTCCCTACTCGGTCAACATCGACGACACGGCCAAGACTGAGGAGAAGGACCTGGTTCAGCCCACACCTGACATGTTTGACAAGGCTCAAGCACAG ATATTTAAACTGATGAAGATGGACAGCTACAGGCGCTTTGTGCGCTCTCCTCTCTACCAACGCTGCACCTTGGCGAGCGTAGAAGGTAAACTTCCAACTCAGCTCTCTACAGAGAAGGTCCGCTTAGGATCCTTGGAGGACGTGGCCACCAGACGCCCCGTAAGTGACAAGAAG AATAAGCTGTCGGACTCCAACAGTTTGCCAAGTGGCAAGAGTGCCTCGGAGAAACAGCGACAGAAAAGAGAATCCTGGGGAG AGTCCCACATGTCGGTGAAGTCGACCAGCAGTGTGGAGCTCGGCTCCCTCTACAGGCAGATTGAG AACGGCAGATCGAGTCCCCGGCCTCCAGAGCAGGGTGGTGGAGGTGGGAGTCGAATCGGGGTGGAGGGGGGCTACTGCTGTGTCTACCTGCCAGATGGCAGTGCCTCCCTGGCCCCCACACGTAATGGGCAACCCATCAAAGACATGCTGGCCAGCCTGTGTGAGAAGAGGGGCTTCCCTCTGAAAGATGTCATCATCTACCTTCACGGCAAGGACAAG CAACCCTTATCGCTGGACCAGGACTGCTCCGTACTGAGAGATCAGCAGGTCTCTCTGGAGCTCAGGGTGATGTTTGC gcTGGAGATTGCCCTCACTGGTAAGACGGTGGGGATCATAGTGAAGTCCAGTAAGACGCTGCAGGACGCCCTCTCTGCGGTGCTGCAGAAGCACCACCTCAAGCCACAAGAGGCCGTGGTCACCATG GTTGGAAGCGACGAGCCTGTGAACATGACCGGCACTGTGTTCAGACTGGCCAATAAGACGCTACGGCTCGACAGAACCAAAG GAAGAGACCAGACGAACCTTTCCAGAGGCAGTAGTTCTGCGGCAGCCACACAG GCAGCAGCGGTGAGCGCAGCGTGGATGGAGGCCCGAGCCAAGACTCATCACAAGCCCAGTAAGAACCGCGAAATGGACG CAGATGGAAGTACAAAAAATCAAATTGCATTTACACGACGACTgtgcaaactccatctgctgaggaaaatTGTGTGA